From a single Chlamydia muridarum str. Nigg genomic region:
- a CDS encoding V-type ATP synthase subunit D translates to MSSQIKLTKNSYRAEKQKLNLLGMYLPTLKLKKALLQAEVQSAMRSAAESMAANEQARDRMHAFAELFSIPLYTDAVEQCFSIDIFEKDVENIAGVEVPLLKRVVLTSLEYSLLDTPIWIDSLIASAKEYVLSKIYAENAQERLRLLEEELRRVSIRVNLFEKKLIPTTSQTIKKIAIFLSDRSITDVGQMKMAKKKIQQHKE, encoded by the coding sequence ATGTCTTCACAAATAAAATTAACGAAAAATTCTTATCGAGCTGAGAAACAAAAGCTTAATCTATTGGGGATGTATCTTCCTACATTGAAGTTGAAGAAGGCTTTATTGCAGGCTGAAGTACAATCTGCAATGCGTTCCGCAGCAGAAAGTATGGCAGCTAATGAACAGGCTCGAGATAGGATGCATGCTTTTGCAGAACTTTTCAGCATCCCCCTCTATACGGATGCTGTTGAGCAATGTTTTTCTATCGATATTTTTGAAAAGGATGTTGAGAATATCGCTGGAGTGGAAGTTCCTTTGTTGAAGCGCGTTGTACTGACTTCTCTAGAATATTCTTTGCTGGATACCCCTATTTGGATAGATTCTTTAATTGCATCCGCAAAAGAGTATGTTCTGAGTAAAATTTATGCTGAAAATGCTCAAGAGAGACTGCGTCTTTTGGAAGAAGAGCTTCGTCGTGTCTCCATTCGGGTTAATCTTTTTGAAAAAAAATTAATACCGACAACTTCGCAAACGATTAAAAAGATAGCTATTTTCTTAAGTGATCGGAGTATTACCGATGTGGGTCAGATGAAAATGGCTAAGAAAAAAATTCAGCAGCATAAGGAGTAG
- a CDS encoding V-type ATP synthase subunit B, translated as MQTIYTRITDIKGNLITVEAEGASLGELVQIERADGRSSYASVLRFDAKKVTLQVFGGTSGLSTGDKVVFLGRPMEVVYGDSLLGRRFNGTGKPIDNEEICFGEPIPITTPSFNPVCRIVPREMVRTNIPMIDMFNCLVKSQKIPIFSSSGENHNALLMRIAAQTDADIVIIGGMGLTFVDYSFFVEESQRLGFADKCVMFIHKAVDAPVECVLIPDMALACAERFALEQKKNVLVLLTDMTAFADALKEIAITMDQIPANRGYPGSLYSDLAVRYEKAVDIAQGGSITLISVTTMPGDDITHPVPDNTGFITEGQFYLKDNRIDPFGSLSRLKQLVIGKRTREDHGDLANALIRLYADSRKSAERMSMGFKLSNWDKKLLAFAELFETRLMSLEVNIPLEEALDIGWKILAQSFHSEEVGIKEQLIQKYWPKACLHK; from the coding sequence ATGCAAACAATATATACAAGAATTACGGATATCAAGGGGAACTTGATTACTGTAGAGGCCGAAGGAGCCTCTTTAGGTGAATTAGTGCAGATTGAGCGAGCTGATGGGCGCTCGTCTTATGCTTCTGTTTTGCGTTTCGATGCGAAGAAAGTGACTCTACAAGTGTTTGGAGGCACTTCTGGATTGTCGACAGGAGACAAAGTAGTCTTTTTGGGAAGACCTATGGAGGTTGTATACGGGGATTCTCTATTAGGAAGACGTTTCAATGGTACAGGGAAACCTATTGACAATGAAGAGATTTGTTTTGGAGAGCCGATACCTATTACAACTCCTTCTTTTAATCCTGTTTGTCGGATTGTTCCAAGAGAAATGGTACGCACGAACATACCAATGATTGATATGTTCAATTGTTTAGTGAAGTCCCAAAAGATTCCTATTTTTTCTTCTTCAGGAGAAAATCATAACGCATTGTTAATGCGTATTGCCGCTCAAACAGATGCAGATATTGTAATCATTGGAGGGATGGGATTAACGTTTGTTGATTACAGCTTTTTTGTCGAAGAATCTCAACGTTTAGGATTCGCTGATAAATGCGTTATGTTCATTCATAAAGCTGTAGATGCCCCAGTTGAATGTGTGTTAATTCCTGATATGGCTTTAGCTTGTGCTGAGCGTTTTGCTTTAGAGCAAAAGAAAAATGTTCTGGTTTTGTTAACAGATATGACAGCTTTTGCTGATGCCTTGAAAGAGATCGCTATCACAATGGATCAAATTCCAGCAAACAGGGGGTATCCAGGATCTTTGTATTCTGATCTTGCTGTACGTTATGAGAAAGCTGTAGATATAGCGCAAGGTGGATCCATTACTTTGATTAGTGTGACTACGATGCCAGGGGATGATATCACGCACCCAGTTCCTGATAATACAGGCTTCATTACAGAAGGACAGTTTTATCTGAAAGATAATCGAATAGATCCTTTTGGGTCGTTATCTCGGTTGAAACAACTAGTCATTGGTAAAAGGACTCGAGAAGATCATGGGGATTTAGCAAATGCGCTGATTCGTCTTTACGCGGACTCTAGAAAGTCTGCAGAACGGATGTCCATGGGTTTCAAACTTTCCAATTGGGATAAAAAATTATTAGCTTTTGCAGAGCTGTTTGAGACGCGATTAATGAGTCTGGAGGTGAATATTCCTCTTGAAGAAGCTTTAGATATCGGATGGAAAATTTTGGCACAAAGTTTTCATTCTGAGGAAGTTGGAATTAAAGAGCAGTTGATTCAGAAATATTGGCCGAAAGCATGTCTTCACAAATAA
- a CDS encoding V-type ATP synthase subunit A has protein sequence MVATSKQTTQGYVVEAYGNLLRVHFDGHVRQGEVAYVSVDDTWLKAEIIEVVGDEVKVQVFEETQGISRGALVTFSGHLLEAELGPGLLQGIFDGLQNRLEVLADTSLFLKRGEYVNAICRETVWAYTQKASVGDVLSRGDVLGTVKEGRFDHKIMVPFSCFEEVTITWVISSGDYTVDTVIAKGRTASGAELEFTMVQKWPIKQAFLEGEKVPSHEIMDVGLRVLDTQIPVLKGGTFCTPGPFGAGKTVLQHHLSKYAAVDIVVLCACGERAGEVVEILQEFPHLTDPHTGQSLMHRTCIICNTSSMPVAARESSIYLGITIAEYYRQMGLHVLLLADSTSRWAQALREISGRLEEIPGEEAFPAYLASRIAAFYERGGAVKMKDGSEGSLTICGAVSPAGGNFEEPVTQATLSVVGAFCGLSKARADARRYPSIDPMISWSKYLDSVAEILEKKVPGWGDSVKKASRFLEEGAEIGKRIEVVGEEGISMEDIEIFLKSELYDFCYLQQNAFDAEDCYCPFDRQIELFSLMSHIFSSRFCFDCPDNARSFFLELQSKIKTLNGQKFLSEDYQKGLEVIYKLLESKMVQTA, from the coding sequence ATGGTAGCAACTTCAAAACAAACGACGCAGGGCTATGTCGTAGAAGCTTACGGAAATTTATTGCGGGTGCATTTTGATGGGCATGTGCGTCAAGGAGAAGTGGCCTATGTCAGCGTGGATGATACTTGGTTGAAAGCGGAAATTATAGAAGTTGTGGGAGATGAGGTTAAAGTCCAAGTTTTTGAGGAAACTCAAGGAATTTCTCGAGGCGCTTTGGTAACTTTTTCCGGGCATTTATTAGAAGCGGAACTTGGGCCCGGTCTATTGCAAGGTATTTTTGACGGACTTCAGAATCGCTTAGAGGTATTGGCAGATACAAGCTTGTTCTTGAAAAGAGGGGAGTATGTTAATGCCATTTGTCGGGAAACTGTATGGGCTTATACGCAAAAGGCTTCTGTCGGGGATGTTCTATCTCGGGGAGATGTGCTTGGTACAGTAAAGGAAGGGCGGTTTGATCATAAAATCATGGTTCCTTTCTCTTGTTTTGAGGAAGTGACTATCACTTGGGTCATTTCTTCAGGAGATTACACTGTTGATACCGTTATTGCTAAAGGACGTACTGCTTCAGGAGCCGAGCTTGAATTTACAATGGTTCAGAAATGGCCCATTAAACAGGCTTTTTTAGAAGGGGAAAAGGTACCGTCTCATGAAATTATGGATGTTGGGTTACGAGTATTAGATACTCAGATCCCCGTCTTAAAGGGAGGAACTTTTTGTACTCCAGGGCCTTTTGGTGCAGGAAAGACCGTTTTACAGCACCATTTATCTAAGTATGCAGCTGTAGATATCGTAGTTTTGTGTGCTTGTGGAGAGCGAGCTGGAGAGGTTGTAGAAATTCTTCAGGAGTTCCCGCATTTGACAGATCCTCATACGGGGCAGTCTTTGATGCATAGGACCTGTATTATTTGTAATACATCTTCCATGCCTGTAGCAGCTAGAGAGTCCTCCATTTATTTGGGTATTACTATAGCAGAATATTACCGTCAAATGGGGTTGCATGTTTTGTTATTGGCTGACTCGACATCTAGATGGGCTCAAGCTTTAAGGGAAATTTCAGGGCGATTAGAAGAAATCCCTGGAGAAGAAGCTTTCCCAGCCTATTTGGCGTCTCGAATAGCAGCTTTTTATGAGCGAGGCGGGGCTGTGAAAATGAAAGATGGATCGGAAGGCTCCTTGACTATCTGTGGAGCGGTTTCTCCCGCAGGAGGAAATTTTGAAGAGCCTGTTACACAAGCAACTTTATCTGTTGTTGGGGCTTTCTGTGGGCTTTCTAAGGCTAGAGCAGATGCTAGACGGTATCCTTCTATTGATCCGATGATTTCATGGTCTAAGTACTTGGATTCTGTGGCGGAGATTTTAGAGAAAAAAGTTCCAGGATGGGGAGATTCCGTTAAAAAAGCTTCTCGTTTCTTAGAAGAAGGAGCAGAAATTGGTAAGCGAATAGAAGTTGTTGGGGAAGAAGGGATTTCTATGGAAGATATAGAAATCTTTTTGAAATCAGAGTTGTATGATTTCTGTTACTTACAGCAAAACGCTTTCGATGCAGAGGACTGTTATTGTCCTTTTGATCGTCAAATAGAGCTTTTTTCTTTAATGAGTCATATTTTTAGCTCTAGATTCTGTTTTGATTGTCCAGATAATGCTCGGAGTTTCTTTTTAGAGCTTCAAAGTAAAATTAAAACGCTGAATGGTCAAAAATTCCTTTCTGAAGACTATCAGAAGGGGCTAGAAGTGATCTATAAACTATTAGAAAGCAAAATGGTGCAGACGGCGTAG
- a CDS encoding DUF2764 family protein, translated as MNQYYFLSSFLSPQQPESPPLYLFQEINDLLSLNFTEQDWKSYVVLLRFFDLENFAFFWSGKPVPFSFGTVTNNNVETLLRLQMWSDEWEFEDFFKDFLLRYKTSQERLANFSELVRSFLDHYQSYPSEFLRTYFRFKQDLRIILAGFRARVMQKDVSFVLRDEDSSNPVVLHVLMQKDSPNYELPDEFFELKDVLGDYGRLPHMLNQTLSLYEFHKVEEMSRDKYFNADAILSRVTTYLMAIRNSYVSVQKGKELINLMEKGIKW; from the coding sequence ATGAATCAATATTATTTTTTATCTTCCTTTCTTTCTCCTCAACAACCAGAATCCCCCCCTCTTTATTTATTCCAAGAAATCAACGATCTATTATCTCTGAACTTTACAGAGCAGGATTGGAAATCCTATGTGGTGCTGCTTCGTTTTTTTGATTTAGAGAATTTTGCTTTTTTCTGGTCTGGTAAGCCCGTTCCGTTTTCCTTTGGGACTGTCACAAACAATAATGTAGAAACTTTATTGCGACTGCAGATGTGGTCAGATGAATGGGAATTTGAAGACTTTTTTAAAGACTTTTTATTGCGATATAAAACTTCTCAAGAACGTTTGGCTAATTTTTCAGAGCTAGTTAGGAGTTTTCTAGATCATTATCAAAGTTATCCTTCAGAATTTCTTAGAACCTATTTTCGCTTTAAGCAAGATTTACGCATTATTTTAGCGGGCTTTCGAGCTAGAGTAATGCAGAAAGATGTCTCTTTTGTCCTTCGGGATGAAGATAGTTCGAATCCTGTTGTTTTGCATGTGTTGATGCAAAAAGATTCTCCCAATTACGAACTTCCGGATGAATTTTTTGAGTTGAAAGATGTTTTAGGAGATTACGGGCGTCTTCCGCACATGTTAAATCAGACTCTCTCCCTCTACGAGTTTCACAAAGTGGAAGAGATGTCACGAGACAAATACTTTAACGCAGATGCAATTCTTTCTCGTGTAACTACCTATTTAATGGCTATTCGTAATAGCTATGTGAGCGTTCAAAAAGGGAAAGAACTGATTAATTTGATGGAGAAAGGAATCAAATGGTAG
- a CDS encoding V-type ATP synthase subunit E, whose amino-acid sequence MADLSAQDKLKQICDTLREETLKPAEEEAGSIVHNAREQAKRIVEEAKEEAQRIIRSAEETASQTLKKGEAALVQAGKRSLENLKQAVETKIFKESLVEWLDGVTTDPGVSAKFVQALVQTVETQGISGNLSACIGKHVSARAVNEALGKEITSKLKDKGVVIGKFSGGAQLKVEERNWVLDISSEALLDLLTRFLQKDFREMIFQSC is encoded by the coding sequence ATGGCAGATCTCAGCGCTCAGGATAAATTGAAGCAAATATGTGATACTTTGCGAGAGGAGACTTTAAAACCCGCTGAGGAAGAGGCTGGTTCTATTGTCCATAATGCAAGAGAGCAAGCAAAACGTATTGTGGAAGAAGCAAAAGAAGAAGCGCAAAGGATCATTCGCTCTGCGGAAGAAACTGCTAGCCAAACCTTAAAAAAAGGAGAGGCTGCTCTAGTTCAGGCTGGTAAGCGTTCTCTAGAAAATTTAAAGCAAGCTGTGGAAACGAAGATTTTCAAAGAGTCCTTAGTAGAGTGGTTGGATGGGGTTACTACCGATCCTGGAGTAAGCGCTAAGTTTGTACAAGCTTTGGTGCAGACTGTTGAAACACAGGGGATTTCAGGGAATCTTTCTGCATGTATAGGAAAGCATGTATCGGCTCGAGCTGTTAATGAAGCTTTAGGGAAGGAGATTACGTCTAAGCTCAAAGATAAGGGAGTGGTAATTGGAAAATTCTCTGGTGGAGCGCAATTGAAAGTGGAAGAGCGCAATTGGGTTTTAGATATTAGCTCAGAAGCTTTATTGGATTTATTGACTAGATTTTTGCAAAAAGATTTTCGAGAAATGATTTTTCAGTCTTGTTAG
- the tal gene encoding transaldolase: protein MSSQFDQLKLWSVLVGDSGDPDLIKTLDVQDATTNPSLILKVAQEPKYQSMLTEAISWGIRQNGDDVQTLTFVLDKIQVNLGLEILKYVPGRVSLEIDARLSFNTEAMVQRAIFLSQLFEKMGGDKKRLLIKIPGTWEGIRAAEVLENQGIACNVTLIFSLVQAIAAAKAKVTLVSPFVGRIYDWWIAAYGAEGYSIEADPGVASVANIYSYYKKFDIPTQIMAASFRTKEQVLALAGCDFLTISPKILEELKKEQQPVERKLSVEEAKKLDIQPVELSESVFRFLMNEDAMATEKLAEGIRIFSGDTQILESAVTEFIRQIAAQEA from the coding sequence ATGTCTAGCCAGTTCGATCAGCTTAAGCTTTGGAGTGTCCTTGTTGGAGATTCTGGAGATCCTGATTTAATTAAGACTTTAGATGTTCAGGACGCTACAACAAATCCTTCTTTGATCTTAAAGGTTGCTCAAGAGCCTAAGTATCAGTCAATGTTGACAGAGGCTATTTCTTGGGGAATTAGACAGAATGGTGATGATGTTCAGACACTTACTTTTGTTTTAGATAAGATCCAAGTCAATTTAGGCCTTGAGATTCTAAAATATGTTCCTGGGCGGGTTTCATTAGAAATCGACGCTCGTCTTTCTTTTAATACAGAAGCAATGGTTCAACGGGCGATTTTCTTGTCCCAACTATTTGAAAAAATGGGGGGAGATAAGAAGCGTTTGTTAATTAAAATTCCTGGGACATGGGAAGGTATTCGTGCTGCAGAAGTATTAGAAAACCAAGGGATTGCCTGCAACGTGACCTTAATTTTTAGTCTTGTACAAGCGATTGCGGCAGCGAAAGCAAAAGTAACATTGGTTTCCCCTTTTGTTGGTCGAATTTATGATTGGTGGATTGCGGCTTATGGTGCAGAGGGGTATTCTATTGAAGCAGATCCTGGAGTCGCTTCAGTCGCGAATATCTATTCATATTATAAGAAATTTGATATTCCAACGCAGATCATGGCAGCTTCTTTCAGAACAAAAGAACAAGTGTTAGCTTTAGCTGGGTGTGATTTTTTAACTATCTCTCCAAAGATATTAGAAGAACTCAAAAAAGAGCAACAACCTGTTGAAAGAAAGCTAAGTGTTGAAGAAGCTAAAAAATTAGATATTCAACCTGTTGAGCTATCAGAAAGTGTGTTCCGATTTTTGATGAACGAAGATGCTATGGCAACAGAGAAATTAGCCGAGGGAATTAGAATCTTTTCTGGAGATACTCAAATTTTAGAATCTGCAGTTACTGAGTTTATTAGACAAATTGCTGCTCAAGAAGCCTAG